The proteins below are encoded in one region of Leishmania mexicana MHOM/GT/2001/U1103 complete genome, chromosome 27:
- a CDS encoding putative small GTP-binding protein Rab1, which yields MTAEYDYLFKLLLIGDSGVGKSCLLLRFADDSYTDSYISTIGVDFKIRTLNLESKVIKLQIWDTAGQERFRTITSSYYRGAHGIIIVYDTTDMESFNNVKTWLSEIEKYASENVNKILVGNKCDLVTKKVVDTQMAKDFADSLGIPFLETSAKNSTNVEEAFIQMASGIKARLAVSGEAKSVTRPNLQNPPTAKKDDSCC from the coding sequence ATGACCGCTGAGTACGACTACCTCTtcaagctgctgctgatcggcgacagcggtgtCGGTAAGTCCTGCCTGCTACTCCGCTTCGCCGATGACAGCTACACCGATAGCTACATCTCCACCATCGGTGTCGACTTCAAGATTCGCACGCTGAACCTGGAAAGCAAGGTAATCAAGCTGCAGATTTGGGATACCGCCGGCCAGGAGCGCTTCCGCACCATCACGAGTAGCTACTACCGTGGTGCCCACGGCATCATTATAGTGTATGACACGACCGACATGGAGAGCTTCAACAACGTCAAGACGTGGCTGAGCGAAATCGAAAAGTATGCAAGCGAGAACGTCAACAAGATCCTCGTCGGCAACAAATGCGATTTGGTCACAAAGAAGGTCGTGGACACGCAGATGGCGAAGGACTTTGCCGACTCTCTTGGCATCCCGTTCCTTGAAACGAGCGCCAAGAACTCCACAAACGTCGAGGAGGCCTTCATCCAAATGGCATCTGGAATCAAGGCGCGCCTGGCCGTGAGTGGTGAGGCCAAATCTGTGACCCGCCCCAACCTGCAGAACCCCCCCACAGCAAAGAAGGACGACAGCTGCTGCTAA